The Salvia splendens isolate huo1 chromosome 20, SspV2, whole genome shotgun sequence nucleotide sequence ATATTGTATTTTTTGGGAGTGGGGGTCTCAAATTTctgcaaaaaaaatcaaatttttagaAGTACGAATTTGATATTTCATCAAATTATTAGATTTCCTGAAATGGGCTGTTGATGTCATACCGAAGGTTGGAGCTTTATTTCACAAGCCGGGATTTGGTGctaattttgaaacaaaattaggTCTTTTGAATTGGGTgtgattttgggattttgttttCCTTCCCTAATTGAAAATGCCAACAATTGAAACAGAAAATGTGGAGTGTGTTTATGCATCAGATGGAGTTGAGGATGAAGAAATATCTTCACATTTTTTCACCAAGAAACATTATTCTTCAAAACCTCATAATTTGTTATCTTCTGTGATTACCCCTACTAGTGTTCATGAATTGCTGGAGTGCCCTGTTTGCACAAATTCCATGTACCCCCCAATCCATCAGGTTTGATTATTTTGAGACAGTGTTTTGTTATCttgaatgatatgtgattataGGTAATGCTAGTTTCTTCAGATGGTTTAGAAACTATGGTTTTCATGCTTTCTAGATAGAAACACTGTAGGATTATGTTTCTTTTTAGATAGAAACAGTGTATAGTTGATCAGAATGAATGATGTATGGTatatgttgttcttgtttttctgCAGTGTCACAATGGGCACACTATCTGTTCGACATGCAAGGCACGGGTGCATAACCGGTGCCCTACCTGCAGACAAGAGCTAGGGGACATCAGGTGCTTGGCGCTTGAGAAGGTTGCAGAGTCGCTAGAGCTGCCCTGCAGGTACTACTCGCTAGGCTGCCCGGAGATATTCCCATACTACAGCAAACCCAAACACGAAGCAGTTTGCAATTTCCGGCCATATAGTTGTCCATATGCTGGATCAGAATGTATAGTAACAGGAGACATTCCTGATCTCGTTGCTCACTTGAGAGACGACCATAAAGTGGACATGCACTCAGGATGCACGTTCAATCACAGATACGTGAAGTCAAATCCTCGTGAAGCAGAAAATGCGACATGGATGTTGACTGTGAGTTCAATGCTTTTCTTCATAATCATCTCTGAGAAGTCTATTTAAGATTGATGTGCTTACATCCATGGAATGTTATATCATGTCGTGATATTCTTTTCACTGTTTGGTCAGGTATTCAATTGTTTTGGGCAATATTTCTGCCTTCACTTTGAAGCATTTCAGATGGGAATGGCACCTGTTTACATGGCGTTCCTACGATTCATGGGCGACGAAGTTGAAGCCCGAAACTATAGCTACAGCTTAGAGGTAGGAGGAAATGGTAGAAAGCTCACATGGGAAGGCACCCCACGAAGCATTAGAGATAGTCACCGTAAGGTTAGGGATAGCCACGACGGTCTTATCATCCAACGCAACATGGCACTCTTCTTCTCCGGAGGCGACAAGAAGGAGCTTAAGCTCAGAGTTACCGGAAGGATCTGGAAGGAGCATCAGAATCCAGATTCTGCTGGGGCTTGTGTACCTAGTCTTTCTACCTAATCAGATTCACTCCTGTAATTTTTAACTTCTCTACTCCTGCATGATGTTCATGTATTACCAGAGTTAATACCATTACCTTTGGTTGCTTAAGATTTTTACCATTGTTTAGATTCAACACTTAACATGCTTCTGATATTAAGGTCAATGCTTGGCAACAATTTGCAATGAGAAGTGGAATCCATATTATACACTAAAATGACTGCACATCATACCTTACGAATAATCATCCTTGCATCTCAAATTCAATGACATATAATATGGAAGGATTGAGGTGCAGGCACAAAATTGGAGAGATTCTCAAAATATCTACAATTGAGAAATAAAACAATTACTTGCTATCTAGTATACCTCCAAGTCAAGCAGTTACTTCTCATTTACACTGCTGCCTTCATTTTCTGCTGATTCTTCACCAATAACCTCATTTTCTACGCCATCATTCCTCATTACGTTCTCCACTTCTGGAGCTGTGGAAACAGAATCCTCCTCTTTGCCTGCAGCTGACAGTACTTCCTCATTTTCTGCGGCATCATTCCTAATTATGTTCTCCACTTCCGGAGCTGTGGAAACAGAATCCTCCTCTTTGCCTTCAGCTGACAGTTCTTCCACATCCAGCTTCTTTCCAAACGACTTAGAAGACAACAGATCAGCCATAGCTATACTAGTGCTAGCCTTAGCCTTTGCAGCTTCTTCAGCAGCtttagcagcagcagcagcagctttCTCCTTCTCCAACTGCAACTTAAGATTCGTCACCTCATCTTCCATCCCTTCTTCAACAATTCCCTAACAAACTCTTCCAACTCCCCGGTGAAATCCCAGGGATCCTCCCTCAATATTCCATCAATAAACTTCACCGCTTCATCATGCTTCCCTATCCCAGACAGTGCATTCATGATGAACTTGTATGTATCATCATTCATCCTCAGCTTTCGCACCATCAAGTCAAAGAAAGATTTCGCCTCATCAACCTCGCCAGCCTTAACCAACGCCTCAACAAGCCTGTTATAGACTGCCAGGTTTGGCCTAAGCCTCAACTGAACCATTGTCCCAAAGTAGTTAGCCGCATCAACTAGCCTATTCTCCTTCAAGCAAGTATCCACCAGTGTACCAAAGGTATACTCATCTGGATTCACATTCTTATCAGCCATCCCCTGGTACAGCTCCACCGCCTCCGCCAATTTGTTGTTACTACACAACTGATCAATCAGCACATTACACGACAAAGTATCAGGATTGCATCTTTCACTCCCATGCTATTGAAAACCTCAACAGCCTCATCAAATCTCTTCTCTGCACAATAACCATCAGCCACAACACTATAGCTACCCAAATTCACACTCAATTTCCTCGGAGGATCATGCTCATTCCTCATCCTCTCAAACAACTTCAATGCCTCATCAAACTTTCCATTCTTGCTCAAAGCCTCCAAGACATAATTATACGAAACTGCATTCATCTTAACTGTGGAATCCTTACCGAGAACTTTGTCATACACCTCCATGGCCTCTGCTTCCATTCCCTTCAAAA carries:
- the LOC121783052 gene encoding E3 ubiquitin-protein ligase SINAT5-like; this encodes MPTIETENVECVYASDGVEDEEISSHFFTKKHYSSKPHNLLSSVITPTSVHELLECPVCTNSMYPPIHQCHNGHTICSTCKARVHNRCPTCRQELGDIRCLALEKVAESLELPCRYYSLGCPEIFPYYSKPKHEAVCNFRPYSCPYAGSECIVTGDIPDLVAHLRDDHKVDMHSGCTFNHRYVKSNPREAENATWMLTVFNCFGQYFCLHFEAFQMGMAPVYMAFLRFMGDEVEARNYSYSLEVGGNGRKLTWEGTPRSIRDSHRKVRDSHDGLIIQRNMALFFSGGDKKELKLRVTGRIWKEHQNPDSAGACVPSLST